Proteins from one Amycolatopsis benzoatilytica AK 16/65 genomic window:
- a CDS encoding IS3 family transposase — protein MNVSRSGYYEWRDRPISARDEENALLLKHIEQIHADSRGTYGSPRVHAELTLGLGMPVNLKRVERLMREAGIQGLYRRRRHHTTVRDPAGQPSTDLVNRRFTADAPDRLWITDIERHEALLNRVEVGDLHRRVVAAAR, from the coding sequence TTGAACGTATCCCGCTCCGGATACTACGAATGGCGTGACCGGCCGATCTCGGCCCGGGACGAGGAGAATGCGCTTCTGCTGAAACACATCGAACAGATCCACGCTGATTCCCGCGGCACCTACGGCTCGCCACGGGTGCACGCCGAACTCACCCTCGGTCTGGGGATGCCGGTCAACCTCAAACGGGTCGAGCGGCTCATGCGCGAGGCCGGGATCCAGGGCCTCTACCGGCGCCGGCGGCACCACACCACGGTCCGCGACCCGGCCGGGCAACCCAGCACCGACCTGGTCAACCGCCGGTTCACTGCGGATGCCCCGGACCGGTTGTGGATCACCGACATCGAGCGCCACGAGGCGCTGCTGAACCGAGTGGAGGTGGGAGACCTTCACCGCCGTGTCGTCGCAGCGGCGCGGTGA
- the ispH gene encoding 4-hydroxy-3-methylbut-2-enyl diphosphate reductase has translation MTPLRPPSVATFAPVTALAGEASVATTVRLPDQTRWDCPAAPLLVGALRRRGMTTHAAPLDVRAAGPGEGCSAFVATIRGADGRRLGLAASAVRGGAPELAARDAVVAALAACRPRTVLLASPRSFCAGVERAIEIVQRALDQHAGPVYVRKQIVHNAHVVTELERRGAVFVDELDQVPDGVTVVFSAHGVSPAVRAEADRRGLDVIDATCPLVSKVHAEARRFAARGDTVVFIGHAGHEEVEGTLGEAPDSMMLVETAEEAQRLQVADPEKVSYLTQTTLAVDATTEVVEALRARFPALAGPASDDICYATTNRQRAVSGVLADADLLLVVGSPNSSNSVRLVELAHRQGVPAYLIDDATDIDLAWLSDVGTVGLTAGASAPPLLVDQVVAALSGLGPIQVEERTVAEENIRFALPDKVAHP, from the coding sequence ATGACGCCGCTACGCCCACCGTCCGTGGCGACCTTCGCCCCGGTCACCGCGCTCGCAGGCGAGGCCAGTGTGGCCACCACGGTCCGCCTGCCCGACCAGACGCGATGGGACTGTCCCGCGGCCCCGCTGCTGGTCGGCGCCCTGCGCCGCCGGGGCATGACGACCCATGCCGCCCCGCTCGACGTCCGCGCGGCGGGGCCGGGTGAGGGGTGCAGCGCGTTCGTGGCCACGATCCGCGGCGCCGACGGGCGGCGGCTGGGCCTGGCCGCCTCGGCCGTCCGCGGCGGAGCCCCCGAGCTCGCCGCGCGCGATGCGGTGGTCGCGGCACTGGCCGCGTGCCGGCCGCGCACCGTGCTGCTCGCCTCGCCCCGCTCCTTCTGCGCCGGGGTGGAACGCGCGATCGAGATCGTGCAGCGGGCCCTGGACCAGCACGCCGGTCCGGTGTACGTACGCAAACAGATCGTGCACAACGCCCACGTCGTGACTGAGCTGGAACGCCGCGGAGCGGTGTTCGTCGACGAGCTGGACCAGGTGCCCGACGGGGTCACCGTGGTGTTCTCGGCTCACGGGGTGTCCCCAGCGGTGCGCGCGGAGGCCGACCGGCGGGGCCTGGACGTGATCGACGCGACGTGCCCGTTGGTGTCCAAGGTGCACGCCGAGGCGCGCCGGTTCGCCGCGCGCGGCGACACCGTGGTGTTCATCGGCCACGCCGGACACGAGGAAGTCGAGGGCACCCTCGGCGAAGCCCCCGACTCCATGATGCTGGTCGAGACCGCCGAGGAAGCCCAACGGCTGCAGGTGGCCGACCCGGAAAAGGTGTCCTACCTGACCCAGACCACCCTCGCCGTCGACGCGACCACCGAGGTGGTGGAGGCGCTGCGGGCCCGGTTCCCAGCGCTGGCCGGGCCCGCCTCGGACGACATCTGCTACGCCACCACCAATCGACAACGGGCCGTGTCCGGTGTGTTGGCCGATGCCGACCTGCTGCTGGTCGTCGGCTCGCCGAATTCCTCGAACTCGGTCCGCCTGGTGGAGCTCGCCCACCGGCAGGGGGTACCGGCGTACCTCATCGATGACGCCACGGACATCGACCTGGCCTGGCTGAGCGACGTCGGCACCGTCGGTCTCACCGCCGGCGCTTCCGCACCCCCGCTGCTGGTCGACCAGGTCGTCGCGGCGCTGTCCGGGCTCGGCCCGATCCAGGTGGAAGAACGCACCGTCGCCGAGGAGAACATCCGCTTCGCGCTCCCGGACAAGGTGGCCCACCCATGA
- a CDS encoding polyprenyl synthetase family protein: MRTLDVAPEARSAGEVLAWSRGVAEPALREAVQRLPVSMRRIAGYHLGWWDADGAAVRGEGGKSVRAALVLLSAEAAGGDAGAAVASAVAVELVHNFSLLHDDIMDGDQTRRHRPTAWRVFGVANAMLAGDAMLALAGKVIADVPAAAERLAGCAIELCDGQSADVAFENRVDVGLEECTAMAGSKTGALLGCACALGGLSAGAEPAAVAHFDDFGRQLGLAFQLVDDLLGIWGNPATTGKPVYSDLASRKKSLPVVAALTSGNAAGRELARRYASDTLADSDLPHLADLIDAAGARDWARHRVDHHLRVATRSLERVARAPRARADLLTLARFITCRDH; encoded by the coding sequence ATGAGAACGCTGGATGTCGCACCCGAGGCGCGGTCTGCGGGTGAAGTGTTGGCATGGAGCCGAGGTGTGGCGGAGCCGGCGTTGCGTGAGGCGGTGCAGCGCTTGCCGGTGTCGATGCGGCGGATCGCTGGATATCACCTGGGTTGGTGGGACGCCGACGGTGCGGCTGTTCGCGGCGAGGGCGGCAAGTCGGTCCGGGCGGCGCTGGTGTTGCTGTCGGCCGAGGCTGCCGGTGGCGATGCCGGCGCGGCGGTCGCGTCGGCGGTGGCGGTGGAGCTGGTGCACAACTTCTCGCTGCTCCACGACGACATCATGGACGGGGATCAGACTCGCCGGCACCGCCCGACGGCCTGGCGCGTGTTCGGCGTGGCCAACGCCATGCTGGCCGGCGACGCCATGCTCGCCCTGGCCGGCAAGGTGATCGCCGACGTCCCGGCGGCCGCGGAGCGCCTGGCCGGATGTGCCATCGAGTTGTGCGACGGGCAGAGCGCGGATGTCGCGTTCGAGAACCGCGTCGATGTGGGTTTAGAGGAATGCACGGCGATGGCCGGCAGCAAGACCGGTGCGCTGCTGGGCTGCGCCTGCGCGTTGGGCGGGCTGAGCGCTGGGGCCGAGCCGGCCGCGGTCGCCCACTTCGATGATTTCGGTCGCCAATTGGGGCTGGCGTTCCAGCTCGTCGACGATCTGCTGGGAATCTGGGGGAATCCGGCCACGACCGGAAAACCCGTCTATTCCGATTTGGCCAGTCGCAAAAAGTCCCTGCCGGTGGTCGCCGCGCTGACATCGGGCAACGCTGCGGGCCGCGAGCTCGCCCGCCGGTATGCCAGCGACACGCTGGCGGACAGCGATCTGCCTCACCTGGCCGATCTGATCGATGCGGCCGGTGCCCGTGATTGGGCCCGGCACCGGGTCGACCACCACCTGCGCGTCGCGACCCGGTCTCTGGAGCGGGTCGCCCGCGCACCGCGCGCTCGGGCTGACCTGCTCACGCTGGCCCGCTTCATCACCTGCCGTGATCACTGA
- a CDS encoding terpene synthase family protein, with translation MLASDALQAAGLQAVARTQGTSVENAQTKTEGVNVLKSPGQSYREPSIMVPEGEFPQQSLRIWPFDVPFSTRVNSERLRVSAHSRSWVQQMGLCTTAAELQRHDRYDMSLFACLNYPDAAGADLDLISDWVCWWSVWNDLTDRPEFLHDPDRVTRFFSSLAAVVELSEREIDEEMPAQDNRFVVAFSDIWRRWRRGMSAEFVSRTGRNWVNWFNSYIVECHNRHAGASLDVDTYHQIRDFTGAVILELDAAERVGHYEVPPELLEIPPVRAMREITVRVINITQDVQSLPKEEEAGDQHNLVLVLERRHSLTRMQALREVHVMIRRWTDGFLAEEASVPRFLDQFEVPLARRRPVYKHIDNMRTLMKGGVEFCAASGRYVKL, from the coding sequence TTGCTGGCCAGTGACGCCCTGCAGGCGGCCGGCCTGCAGGCTGTGGCGCGTACCCAGGGAACTTCGGTGGAGAATGCTCAGACAAAGACGGAAGGAGTAAATGTCTTGAAATCTCCGGGTCAGTCCTATCGCGAGCCTTCAATCATGGTTCCCGAAGGAGAATTTCCTCAGCAGTCACTTCGGATCTGGCCGTTCGACGTACCATTCTCAACTCGGGTCAACTCCGAGCGTCTCCGGGTTTCCGCGCATTCCCGCTCCTGGGTTCAACAGATGGGGCTGTGCACCACCGCGGCGGAACTTCAACGGCACGACCGCTACGACATGTCACTATTCGCTTGCCTCAACTATCCTGATGCCGCAGGAGCCGATCTCGACCTGATCAGCGACTGGGTGTGCTGGTGGTCGGTCTGGAACGACCTGACCGACCGTCCAGAATTCTTGCACGACCCGGATCGGGTCACTCGGTTCTTCTCCTCCCTGGCTGCCGTTGTGGAATTGTCCGAGCGCGAAATTGACGAGGAGATGCCTGCGCAAGACAACCGATTTGTGGTCGCTTTTTCGGACATCTGGCGACGCTGGCGGAGAGGAATGTCCGCGGAGTTTGTGTCTCGCACCGGAAGAAATTGGGTGAACTGGTTCAACTCTTACATTGTCGAGTGCCACAACCGGCACGCTGGCGCGAGCCTCGACGTAGACACCTACCACCAGATCCGAGACTTCACCGGGGCGGTCATCCTGGAATTGGACGCAGCCGAGCGCGTCGGGCACTACGAGGTTCCTCCTGAACTACTCGAAATTCCTCCCGTTCGTGCAATGCGCGAGATCACCGTGCGAGTCATCAACATTACTCAAGATGTCCAGTCCCTTCCCAAGGAAGAAGAAGCAGGCGACCAGCACAATCTGGTTCTCGTCCTGGAGCGGCGACATTCGCTGACGCGCATGCAGGCCTTGCGTGAGGTCCATGTCATGATCCGTCGTTGGACTGACGGATTTCTCGCGGAAGAGGCATCCGTACCTCGCTTTCTCGACCAGTTCGAGGTTCCCTTGGCGAGGCGCCGACCGGTGTACAAACACATCGACAACATGCGTACCCTGATGAAGGGTGGCGTTGAATTCTGCGCCGCGTCCGGGCGCTACGTGAAACTCTGA
- a CDS encoding 1-deoxy-D-xylulose-5-phosphate synthase: MSTLLEKVHDPADLRRLAPHQLPVLAQEIRRFLVEKVSAAGGHLGPNLGMVELTIALHRVFDSPQDTIVFDTGHQTYVHKILTGRRKGFDVLRQAGGLSGYPSRAESAHDHIENSHASAALAYADGLAKAYRLTRQADRRVVAVVGDGALTGDMAWEALNNLGGAPNRPVVIVVNDNDRSYAPTAGGLAHHLTALRDSGRGTNVFTDLGLAYLGPVDGHDVGACERALRRAGSMGRTVVVHCATRKGHGYAPAEAETAELMHAVGVLDPATGAATPAPRTWTDVFSEEICAIGTERDDIVAITAAMPGPTGLAPFGQRFPHRFFDVGIAEQHAVASAAGLAMAGLHPIVAIYATFLNRAFDQLLMDLALHRLPVTLVLDRAGITGPDGPSHHGMWDPVILGAVPGLRLAAPRDPATLRELLREAVSVTAGPTVVRYPKASAGPDIAAPTRMDGLDVLHRGRRRSLDVLIVSYGALAPVCLDAARRLDEHGIGVTVADPRWALPVNPALVHLAARHDLAVTVEDGSRTGGLGAALAAACADADVATRVRTLGLPLAFLDAGRRADLLAAHGLTGQGIADTILSALETTTPTGLVTMNGAV, from the coding sequence ATGAGCACCCTGCTCGAGAAGGTGCACGACCCGGCCGATCTGCGCCGGCTGGCCCCACACCAGTTGCCGGTGCTGGCGCAGGAGATCCGACGCTTTCTGGTGGAGAAGGTATCCGCGGCCGGCGGCCACCTGGGCCCGAACCTCGGGATGGTGGAGCTGACCATCGCGCTGCACCGGGTGTTCGACTCTCCGCAGGACACGATCGTGTTCGACACCGGCCACCAGACGTACGTCCACAAGATCCTCACCGGGCGGCGCAAGGGGTTCGACGTGCTGCGGCAGGCCGGCGGCCTGTCCGGCTACCCGAGCCGGGCCGAATCGGCGCACGACCACATCGAGAACTCCCACGCCTCCGCCGCGCTGGCCTACGCCGACGGCCTGGCCAAGGCCTACCGCCTCACCCGGCAGGCTGATCGCAGGGTGGTTGCCGTGGTCGGGGACGGGGCGCTCACCGGCGACATGGCCTGGGAGGCGCTGAACAACCTCGGCGGTGCACCGAACCGGCCCGTCGTCATCGTCGTCAACGACAACGACCGCTCCTACGCCCCCACGGCAGGCGGCCTCGCCCACCACCTCACCGCACTACGCGACAGCGGCCGCGGGACCAACGTGTTCACCGACCTGGGCCTGGCCTACCTGGGGCCCGTCGACGGCCACGACGTCGGCGCCTGCGAACGGGCGCTGCGTCGCGCGGGCTCGATGGGCCGGACAGTGGTGGTGCACTGCGCCACCCGCAAGGGCCACGGCTACGCCCCCGCCGAGGCCGAGACCGCCGAACTCATGCACGCCGTCGGCGTGCTCGACCCCGCCACCGGCGCAGCCACACCCGCGCCGCGGACCTGGACCGACGTCTTCTCCGAGGAGATCTGCGCGATCGGGACCGAACGCGACGACATCGTGGCGATCACCGCCGCGATGCCCGGCCCCACCGGGCTGGCCCCGTTCGGGCAAAGGTTCCCGCACCGCTTCTTCGATGTCGGCATCGCCGAACAGCACGCCGTCGCCTCCGCCGCGGGGCTGGCCATGGCGGGCCTGCACCCGATCGTCGCCATCTACGCCACCTTCCTCAACCGCGCCTTCGACCAACTCCTGATGGACCTCGCCCTGCACCGCCTGCCGGTCACCCTGGTGCTGGACCGCGCCGGCATCACCGGTCCCGATGGACCCAGCCACCACGGGATGTGGGACCCGGTCATCCTCGGCGCGGTACCTGGTCTGCGCCTGGCCGCCCCCCGCGACCCAGCCACCCTGCGGGAACTGCTGCGCGAGGCGGTGTCCGTCACCGCCGGCCCCACCGTCGTGCGGTACCCCAAGGCCAGCGCCGGCCCTGACATCGCAGCGCCCACCCGGATGGATGGCCTCGACGTCCTGCACCGCGGCCGGCGCAGGTCGCTGGACGTGCTGATCGTCTCCTACGGCGCGCTCGCCCCGGTCTGCCTGGACGCCGCCCGCCGACTGGACGAGCACGGGATCGGGGTCACCGTGGCCGACCCGCGCTGGGCGCTCCCGGTCAACCCGGCGTTGGTGCACCTGGCCGCCCGCCACGACCTCGCGGTCACCGTCGAAGACGGCAGCCGCACCGGCGGCCTGGGTGCCGCTCTCGCCGCGGCCTGTGCGGACGCCGACGTCGCCACCCGCGTGCGCACCCTGGGCCTGCCGCTGGCGTTCCTCGATGCCGGCCGCCGCGCCGATCTGCTCGCCGCGCACGGCCTGACCGGCCAGGGGATCGCCGACACGATCCTGAGCGCCCTCGAGACGACCACGCCCACCGGCCTGGTCACGATGAACGGAGCCGTGTGA
- a CDS encoding ParA family protein has translation MLNQKGGVGKTGLTVGTGGALAERGRRVLLVDLDPQGHLTAEALRMEEADPDQPNLASALVGEHTGPIEELIHQREPHPSGGQLDIIPTSVAMFLVVRQLYHGRAPSSDWRVSWSASQPTPTITCSSTARRRWTSSPTMRWSQPTAS, from the coding sequence GTGCTCAACCAGAAGGGCGGGGTCGGCAAGACCGGCCTGACCGTCGGAACCGGCGGCGCCCTCGCCGAGCGCGGCCGCAGAGTCCTTCTCGTCGACCTCGACCCGCAGGGCCACCTCACCGCAGAGGCGCTGCGGATGGAGGAGGCCGACCCCGACCAGCCCAATCTGGCATCCGCCCTGGTCGGGGAGCACACCGGGCCGATCGAGGAGCTAATTCACCAGCGGGAGCCGCATCCGAGCGGCGGTCAGCTCGACATCATCCCGACCTCTGTAGCGATGTTCCTCGTCGTCCGGCAGCTGTACCACGGCCGGGCCCCGAGTTCCGACTGGCGCGTCTCCTGGAGCGCCTCCCAGCCAACTCCTACGATCACGTGCTCATCGACTGCCCGCCGTCGCTGGACATCC
- a CDS encoding nucleotidyl transferase AbiEii/AbiGii toxin family protein codes for MLAPDELREVASRFGVDETQVRRDHLISHLLAAVSATARDSVIFFGGTALARSLVPDGRLSEDVDLIAVGRRTEVAERLDRAIPRALRREYPGLTWAPSLIGGRDTDPAILHSPDGLAVRVQLLNAVGYPRWPTEELDLVQRYSDASAAVLTVPTAAGFVAAKTAAWHDRAAARDLWDLWALAERGHLTEEAADLYARVGPTNRRPDPAAFSEAPSEDRWRRDLGGQVRLTVTAADALAVVRKSWARLTEPG; via the coding sequence GTGCTCGCCCCCGATGAATTGCGGGAGGTCGCCTCTCGGTTCGGGGTCGATGAGACCCAGGTCCGCCGGGATCACCTGATCTCCCACCTGCTCGCAGCGGTGAGCGCCACGGCGAGAGACTCTGTGATCTTCTTCGGAGGCACCGCGCTGGCGCGCAGCCTGGTGCCCGACGGTCGGCTGTCCGAGGACGTGGACCTGATTGCCGTCGGCCGCCGAACGGAGGTGGCCGAGCGGCTGGACCGGGCCATTCCGCGAGCCCTGCGGCGCGAGTACCCCGGCCTGACCTGGGCTCCCTCGCTTATCGGCGGCCGCGACACCGATCCCGCGATCCTGCACTCGCCTGACGGCCTGGCCGTCCGCGTTCAGCTCCTCAACGCCGTTGGCTACCCGCGATGGCCCACCGAAGAGCTCGATCTCGTACAGCGCTACTCCGACGCGTCAGCGGCCGTGCTCACGGTGCCGACCGCAGCGGGGTTCGTCGCCGCGAAGACCGCGGCGTGGCACGACCGGGCCGCAGCGCGCGATCTCTGGGACTTGTGGGCACTCGCGGAGCGCGGCCACCTGACCGAGGAGGCCGCCGACCTATACGCCAGGGTCGGGCCGACGAACCGCAGACCCGACCCCGCCGCCTTCAGCGAAGCCCCCTCCGAGGATCGGTGGCGGCGCGACCTCGGCGGCCAGGTGCGGTTGACCGTGACTGCGGCCGACGCGCTCGCCGTGGTGCGCAAGAGCTGGGCCCGGCTCACTGAGCCTGGCTGA
- a CDS encoding transposase, giving the protein MPAPHPPEFRQRAVELARLGDKPVAALAKDLGISESCLRNWMAQADADDNGSAARLTSAEKKELAELRRKNRQLEMENEILKRAAAYFARENILPK; this is encoded by the coding sequence ATGCCTGCACCACACCCGCCTGAGTTCCGTCAGCGTGCTGTCGAGCTGGCCCGTCTGGGCGACAAACCGGTCGCCGCGCTGGCCAAGGACCTGGGCATCAGCGAGTCCTGCCTGCGTAACTGGATGGCCCAGGCCGACGCCGACGACAACGGTTCCGCGGCCCGGCTGACCAGTGCGGAGAAGAAGGAACTCGCCGAGCTACGACGCAAGAACCGGCAGCTCGAGATGGAAAATGAGATCCTGAAGCGCGCCGCGGCGTACTTCGCGCGGGAGAACATCCTCCCAAAGTAG
- a CDS encoding reverse transcriptase domain-containing protein, translated as MQAVVKLVLEPIFEADFQPCSYGFRPRRRAQDAIAEIHYLASPTRNYEWVFEADIAACFDEIDHTALMARVRGRVSDKRVLGWVAAFLRAGILSEDGLNRETTTGTPQGGILSPLLANIALSVLDEHFARQWAALGPEWTRAKHRRGGGPVMKLVRYADDFVVMIGGRREHAEALWGEVAAVLAPMGLRLSVEKTRVCHIDEGFDFLGWRIQRRAWRSRTGKRAVYTYPSKKALASIVDKVRTLTRREKHRTLADLLRRLNPVLRGWCTYFRHGVSARTFGYVDHFAFWRIVAWLRKRHVGLNMHTLVRRFLPGWQIRAGKIEMFRPTTVAIVRYRYRGVKILTPWSSPPRIMSPVA; from the coding sequence GTGCAGGCCGTGGTGAAGTTGGTGCTCGAGCCGATCTTCGAGGCGGACTTCCAGCCATGTTCCTATGGTTTCCGTCCGAGGCGCCGAGCCCAGGACGCGATCGCCGAGATCCATTACCTCGCCTCACCGACTCGGAACTACGAGTGGGTGTTCGAGGCCGATATCGCGGCGTGTTTCGACGAGATCGACCACACCGCGCTCATGGCGCGGGTGCGTGGACGTGTCTCCGACAAGCGGGTTCTGGGTTGGGTGGCGGCGTTCCTGCGGGCCGGGATCCTCTCCGAGGACGGTCTCAACCGCGAGACGACCACCGGTACTCCGCAGGGCGGGATCCTGTCACCGCTGCTGGCCAACATTGCCTTGTCCGTGCTGGACGAGCACTTCGCCCGACAGTGGGCGGCGCTCGGCCCGGAGTGGACACGCGCCAAGCACCGCCGCGGCGGCGGTCCGGTTATGAAACTCGTCCGCTACGCGGACGACTTCGTAGTCATGATCGGTGGCCGACGCGAGCATGCCGAAGCGTTGTGGGGCGAGGTTGCCGCGGTGCTCGCACCGATGGGCTTGCGCCTGTCGGTGGAGAAGACCAGGGTCTGCCACATCGACGAGGGGTTCGACTTCCTGGGCTGGCGCATCCAGCGCCGGGCCTGGCGGAGCCGAACCGGCAAGCGGGCGGTCTACACCTATCCGTCGAAGAAGGCGTTGGCCTCGATCGTGGACAAGGTACGGACGTTGACCCGCCGGGAGAAACATCGAACACTCGCAGACTTGCTGCGCCGGTTAAACCCGGTGTTGCGAGGCTGGTGCACCTATTTCCGGCATGGCGTGTCCGCGCGGACGTTCGGCTATGTCGACCATTTCGCCTTCTGGCGGATAGTCGCGTGGCTCCGCAAACGCCATGTCGGGTTGAACATGCACACCCTGGTCCGGCGTTTCCTGCCCGGTTGGCAGATTCGCGCCGGGAAGATCGAAATGTTCCGGCCAACAACGGTCGCGATCGTTCGCTACCGCTATCGGGGCGTCAAGATCCTCACACCATGGTCGAGTCCGCCCAGGATCATGTCGCCGGTGGCATGA